From Novipirellula artificiosorum, the proteins below share one genomic window:
- a CDS encoding DUF58 domain-containing protein encodes MRPEVTARIRRLELTARRVVEGFLSGMHRSPYFGQSIEFLQHRQYTRGDEIRHIDWKVYARQDRLHIKQYEEETNMRLTLLVDRSASMAYGDGESNKFDYSSSIAASLAYLALRQKDATGLFTFDTQVRATVPAKSNQQQLTRILSMLDSVGADGRTDLVAVAKEIAQGIPRRGLVVILSDLLGVDSLVEGLRFLRSRGHDVAMFHVLHGDELDFEFNGATRFEGLETDDMLNCNPRALREGYLEALNEFLTKTKQACGRLSIDYLQVRTNEPLDAVLAKFLAARQSLPKLKK; translated from the coding sequence TTGCGTCCTGAGGTCACCGCGCGAATCCGTCGGTTGGAGTTGACGGCGCGACGTGTGGTCGAAGGGTTCCTGTCAGGAATGCACCGAAGTCCTTACTTTGGACAGTCGATCGAGTTCCTGCAGCACCGCCAATACACTCGAGGTGACGAGATCCGTCATATCGATTGGAAGGTCTACGCGCGTCAAGATCGATTGCACATCAAGCAGTACGAAGAAGAAACCAACATGCGGTTGACCTTGTTGGTCGACCGCTCGGCCAGCATGGCGTACGGCGACGGGGAATCGAATAAGTTCGACTATTCGTCTTCGATTGCCGCTTCGTTGGCCTACCTTGCACTTCGTCAAAAAGATGCCACGGGGCTATTCACCTTTGACACTCAAGTCCGAGCGACCGTTCCGGCCAAAAGCAACCAACAGCAACTGACGCGTATCCTATCGATGCTCGACTCGGTGGGTGCCGACGGCCGAACTGATTTGGTGGCCGTCGCGAAGGAAATTGCTCAAGGCATTCCACGCCGCGGTTTAGTGGTGATCCTTTCCGATCTGCTCGGAGTGGATTCGCTGGTCGAAGGGTTGAGGTTCCTGAGAAGTCGAGGCCACGATGTCGCAATGTTTCACGTCTTGCACGGCGATGAATTGGATTTCGAGTTCAATGGAGCGACTCGCTTCGAAGGTTTGGAAACCGATGACATGCTCAATTGCAATCCAAGAGCCTTGCGGGAAGGATACCTTGAGGCCTTGAATGAGTTTTTGACCAAGACCAAGCAAGCGTGCGGCCGATTATCGATCGATTACCTACAAGTCCGGACGAACGAGCCGCTGGACGCGGTGTTAGCCAAGTTTTTAGCGGCACGGCAATCGTTGCCGAAGTTGAAGAAATGA
- a CDS encoding AAA family ATPase, producing the protein MSADPAANPDAISSDALSEADTGRLHEARRRIIEQLGKIIVGQERVIDEIMICLFSRGHCMLEGVPGLAKTLMISTLAQTLDLSFSRIQFTPDLMPADVTGTEIMEEDRATGHRDFRFMQGPLFANVVLADEINRTPPKTQAALLEAMQERQVTVGRNRHPLADPFFVLATQNPIEQEGTYPLPEAQQDRFMFKVYVKYPSFDEEFEVARRTTGTAIEKVEAVLGAEEILRLQHLVRQVPVSDHVVRYALSLVRQTRVGGDGVPDFVDELVGWGAGPRAVQFMILGGKARALLQGRFHVQIEDIQYLAKPVLRHRMVVNFAAESDGVTSDDVIDRIIAATPTTEDELSRDARFQKIFAS; encoded by the coding sequence ATGTCCGCAGACCCCGCGGCGAACCCAGACGCCATCAGCTCCGATGCCCTTAGCGAGGCAGATACGGGCCGGCTGCATGAAGCGCGCAGACGCATCATCGAACAACTTGGCAAAATCATTGTTGGCCAAGAACGGGTCATCGATGAAATCATGATCTGTCTGTTCAGTCGCGGTCACTGCATGCTCGAGGGGGTCCCGGGGCTAGCCAAAACCCTGATGATCAGCACGCTCGCTCAAACCTTGGACCTGTCGTTTAGCCGAATCCAGTTCACGCCCGACTTGATGCCGGCCGACGTCACGGGAACGGAAATCATGGAAGAAGACCGGGCGACCGGTCACCGTGATTTCCGCTTCATGCAGGGACCCTTGTTTGCCAATGTCGTGTTGGCCGACGAAATCAACCGCACTCCGCCGAAGACCCAGGCCGCACTGCTCGAAGCGATGCAGGAACGACAGGTCACGGTGGGCCGTAATCGCCACCCGCTTGCCGATCCGTTTTTCGTCTTGGCCACGCAAAACCCGATCGAACAGGAGGGCACTTATCCGTTGCCCGAAGCCCAGCAAGACCGCTTCATGTTCAAGGTCTATGTGAAGTATCCGAGCTTTGATGAGGAGTTCGAGGTGGCGCGGCGTACAACCGGCACGGCCATCGAAAAAGTCGAAGCGGTGCTTGGAGCCGAAGAGATTTTGCGATTGCAGCACTTGGTGCGGCAAGTGCCCGTCAGCGACCATGTCGTTCGCTATGCCTTGTCGCTGGTTCGGCAAACGCGCGTCGGCGGTGATGGCGTGCCCGATTTTGTCGATGAGCTTGTCGGTTGGGGGGCCGGTCCCCGGGCGGTCCAGTTCATGATTCTCGGTGGCAAGGCTCGGGCTCTGTTGCAAGGGCGTTTCCATGTGCAAATCGAGGATATTCAATACTTAGCCAAACCGGTCCTTCGTCACCGCATGGTGGTTAACTTTGCCGCGGAAAGTGACGGGGTGACCAGCGACGATGTGATCGACCGCATTATCGCGGCAACGCCAACGACCGAGGATGAACTTTCACGCGATGCCCGATTCCAAAAGATATTTGCGTCCTGA